In Toxoplasma gondii ME49 chromosome X, whole genome shotgun sequence, a single genomic region encodes these proteins:
- a CDS encoding hypothetical protein (encoded by transcript TGME49_234310), whose translation MSGRGRGRGGSRGRGKPRGGRGARRVATFEEVMERNAMLERRETREEEASSEEEEEDEEEEEEPTKFKRPLDFLRQRMKEDGDDSEDEEEELSINLGSMRLSTANPNRDRRAIEKTGVVELSRREREELERQRRQRIYEKLHAEGKTAEAKADLARLAEVRRRREEAARLRAQNGGA comes from the exons ATGAGTGGGCGGGGGCGCGGTCGCGGCGGATCTCGCGGGCGCGGCAAACCGCGTGGAGGCCGAGGCGCTCGCCGCGTCGCAACTTTCGAGGAGGTGATGGAGAGAAATGCCATGTtggaacgcagagaaacgcgcgaagaggaggcgtcgagcgaagaagaggaagaggacgaagaagaagaggaggagccCACCAAGTTCAAGAGGCCTCTCGACTTTCTCAGGCAACGAATGAAGGAGGACGGcgacgacagcgaagac gaggaagaggaactgTCGATAAAC CTGGGAAGCATGCGCCTGTCAACGGCAAATCCGAACAGAGACCGACGAGCCATTGAGAAGACCGGCGTTGTCGAGCTTAGtagacgggagagagaagagctggagagacagagacggcagCGCATCTACGAG aaactgcatgcggaaGGCAAGACGGCAGAGGCCAAGGCAGATCTCGCTCG CCTGGCGGAGGTCCGACGGCGGCGCGAGGAGGCCGCGCGCCTGCGTGCTCAGAACGGAGG CGCGTAG
- a CDS encoding hypothetical protein (encoded by transcript TGME49_234340): MPSFLSLLPQSLLYSFFSPSCTLSSLFPVLFLLCRFLRSLYLSSRSLSLPFLLFDWFFCLLFFPSHSLSSLFYVLFSFCTLLPLCCLRRCPFAEPSSSRNLESVFSSSLYSFACLVSPMLTIVPPKDWDAGFLLVCVASESDRQRVSLPLSLCSGRSAGLRSLPELIYVS, from the coding sequence atgccttcatttctgtctcttcttccgcagtctctcctgtactctttcttctctccttcctgtactctttcttctctctttcctgtactctttcttctgtgtcgctttcttcgttccctctatctttcttctcgctctctctcgttaccctttctcctctttgactggttcttctgtcttttattcttcccttctcattctctttcctctctcttctatgttctcttttccttctgcacgcttctgccgctctgttgtctccgtcgttgCCCTTTCGCCGAGCCCTCATCATCGCGAAACCTCGAGTCTGTCTTCTCATCCAGTCTCTACTCGTTTGcttgtctcgtctctccaaTGCTCACCATCGTTCCTCCCAAAGACTGGGATGctggctttcttctcgtctgcgtcgcgtCTGAAAGCGACCGacagcgcgtctctctccccttgtctctctgctccggCCGATCCGCCGGTCTGCGCTCTCTGCCCGAACTTATATATGTCTCTTGA
- a CDS encoding hypothetical protein (encoded by transcript TGME49_234350~Signal peptide predicted by SignalP 2.0 HMM (probability 0.734) with cleavage site probability 0.156 at residue 50), producing MFPLRFLFLCSSSFTLAASPLSSVAPVSPPSCFSSFLPTWLFPLSASSWARRVTGLAAPHGRNFRLDEVSPLTETLLLRGLSVPQCLRGSRAWSPPLALSLTAQATMRSSRSAGAAADGVLRAVSPPLGVESFAKQSCAPTSRGASTAVSFLSSSPPHTPPSPPGSPRRFCLEGGGNSHEVDGGRSPIASAVSLAARGDESERPVSVEYRPTRLPAARQKAKRPSQWPSCLLSRAVDLAFEEVIPGPSSSWEGSEKRASLVVVLHGMFRGKEDMRDLCRRLHADRVLAVDLRNHGASPSTSSMFLQDMAADVIALIQREKRIAVKPPTSREHTRDTKEEEELAEATGGERRRGRKEEREQGRQGDGERGKREDQEGRSKELAGETCNGYGLSGGDMRLLGRDLESRPSLVSDDSGWNSRPPSSDGLVPGCCCLVGHSLGGQVAMAAALRAPQGLIQSVVALDISPVNYYRWPLPRAGSVDIRELVELAAALPTEAVPDGKRGVVRALEEREPPLRHGGADSLLVLLEEEGNALGDEEKDKETRGEGEEERAARSHDAATRKAGMAGLWPARPAEEERQKGRMAEREGDKEERESDRYGSHAQTSESGVRGVEKPVPRKNLKWKMNIQVIRDSFRNETLKWDLPAALPASASTTGASPFSSSALSSFRPFSPCCSATASSPQASSPFSSSPLATSSSAADSSPTSRAAHASVAVFQEAPTAFLGPALIVRGLASPWVDVERHWPSVKNYFPHAHSLVVEAGHAVHIDQPALTAAAINDLLKVVLNQREASKSLCRDGR from the coding sequence atgtttcctctccgtttccttttcttgtgttcctcttccttcactCTCGCAGCCTCCCCCCTTTCCTCCGTcgcgcctgtgtctcctccgagctgtttctcttctttcctaCCAACTTGGCTCTTCCCCCTGTCAGCGTCGTCCTGGGCTCGGCGCGTCACAGGGCTCGCCGCTCCCCACGGAAGGAACTTCAGGCTGGacgaagtgtctcctctgacGGAGACACTCCTGCTTCGCGGCCTCTCGGTTCCACAGTGTCTCCGCGGTTCGCGCGCCTGGAGCCCCCCACTCGCACTGTCTCTAACAGCCCAAGCAACCATGAGGAGTTCCAGGTCCGCTGGCGCAGCTGCCGACGGTGTACTGCGGGCAGTGAGTCCACCGTTGGGCGTCGAGTCCTTCGCGAAACAGTCCTGTGCGCCGACCTCCAGAGGCGCGTCCacggctgtctccttcctctcatCGTCCCCTCCTCACActcctccctcgcctccagGCTCGCCCCGCCGCTTTTGTTTGGAAGGCGGCGGAAACAGCCATGAAGTGGACGGAGGACGATCCCCGATCGCCTcagctgtctccctcgccgcGCGCGGTGACGAGTCTGAGAGGCCAGTGTCTGTTGAGTACCGCCCGACGCGGCTGCCCGCCGCGCGTCaaaaagcgaagaggccCTCGCAGTGGCCGTCGTGCCTGCTCTCTCGAGCGGTGGATCTCGCGTTTGAAGAGGTGATACCTGgaccgtcttcttcctgggaAGGGAGTGAAAAGCGAGCCTCCCTGGTTGTCGTCTTGCATGGGATGTTTAGAGGCAAAGAGGACATGCGCGACCTGTGCAGGCGACTCCACGCAGACCGAGTCCTCGCTGTCGATCTGCGGAACCACGGAGCTTCGCCTTCCACCTCTTCCATGTTCCTTCAGGACATGGCCGCCGACGTCATCGCCCTCAttcagcgagaaaagaggatCGCGGTCAAGCCTCCAACGAGCAGGGAACATACACGAGATaccaaggaagaagaagaacttgcagaagcgacaggcggGGAGCGGCGACGAGGtcgaaaagaggaaagagaacagggaagacagggagacggagaacgaggaaaacgagaagaccAAGAAGGTAGATCGAAAGAACTAGCGGGGGAGACTTGTAACGGGTATGGCCTTTCTGGCGGAGACATGCGTCTTCTTGGTCGAGACCTCGAATCACGACCATCTTTGGTATCAGACGACTCGGGATGGAACTCAAGGCCTCCCTCCTCCGATGGCCTTGTCCCCGGGTGCTGCTGCCTGGTCGGGCACAGCCTCGGCGGCCAAGTGGCGATGGCCGCCGCGCTTCGGGCGCCGCAAGGCCTCATTCAGAGCGTTGTGGCTCTCGACATCTCCCCCGTTAATTACTACAGATGGCCGTTGCCTCGCGCAGGCTCTGTCGACATCCGTGAACTCGTTGAACTGGCTGCTGCTCTCCCGACAGAGGCTGTGCCCGACGGCAAGCGCGGAGTCGTTCGAGCTTTGGAGGAAAGGGAGCCTCCACTCCGACATGGTGGCGCggactctctcctcgtgctcttggaagaagaaggaaacgcgttaggagacgaggaaaaagacaaggaaacgagaggcgaaggagaagaagagcgagcgGCTCGCAGCCACGATGCAGCGACACGAAAAGCAGGAATGGCAGGACTGTGGCCCGCGAGGccggcagaagaagagaggcagaaagggaGGATGGCAGAACGAGAGGGAGATAAGGAAGAGCGGGAGTCTGATCGATATGGATCTCATGCACAAACGTCAGAGAGCGGGGTGCGAGGTGTTGAGAAACCGGTGCCCAGGAAAAATTTAAAATGGAAAATGAACATCCAGGTCATTCGAGACAGCTTTCGCAACGAGACACTCAAGTGGGATCTACCTGCCGCTCTCCCAGCATCTGCTTCCACGACTGgggcttctccgttttcctcttctgccctTTCGTCTTTTCGTCCATTCTCTCCTTGCTGTTCTGCCactgcttcttcccctcaagcctcttctcccttttcttcttcccctctcgccacctcctcttctgcggcTGACAGTTCCCCGACATCGCGtgcagcgcatgcgtcggTCGCGGTATTCCAGGAGGCGCCGACGGCGTTTCTGGGTCCTGCGTTGATTGTGCGGGGTCTGGCCTCTCCGTGGGTGGATGTCGAGCGGCACTGGCCTTCAGTGAAAAATTACTTTCCTCACGCACACAGCCTCGTCGTCGAGGCAGGGCATGCCGTTCACATCGATCAGCCTGCGTTGACGGCCGCGGCGATAAACGACCTTCTGAAAGTCGTTTTGAATCAGCGGGAGGCTTCGAAGAGCCTTTGCAGGGATGGCAGATAG
- a CDS encoding DNA topoisomerase I, putative (encoded by transcript TGME49_234360), giving the protein MTPGKRRVLLSDESSEEDAPLTQKAKRSRRSSEASSPSPPFVGAATASGSAQPPSGLALASTEETETSSPSSPLNHGAAKPAPASWSTASAVPAASPASSDSSPALLNGIAGVAEGRADRSLSPRGAANLPRVKTETLGAPALRSLAEGGAKAPEPAVKSDADGVERKVKLEGPVSPSRGAGDAARAATGPRGVVSSPARPAGLSSPVPKKRVNKYVKTEENFEPINRWWERTEAEIEREQEKQWSYLEHNGLMFAPPYEPHGKQITYHGKPVSLPPEAEEVANYWCGVLESDYATKPRFVENFWKAFLRNLPKDHPILVEEGFAEAKLATEYKEGERMVGFAACDFSPIKEYLDKQKELKKEMSKEEKEILKQQKLQEGAPYAYALVDFIREKVGNTRVEPPGLFRGRGEHPKQGMLKRRIFSYDVILNLAEDAPVPRVALPGHAWKDVFHDNSVTWLAFYRDSINDQVKYMYLAAQSKFKGQQDFLKYEKARKLKLHVDRIRQDYFKKLESTNSLDRQLGTATYLIDVLALRVGGEKDTDEEADTVGCCSLRVEHLTFDTEKQEVTFDFLGKDSIRYFNTVKVHPQVFKNVVGFCKGKKPEDDVFDKINSAALNNHLRQFMPGLSAKVFRTYNASITLQNELFKLDEALALRAQKAGKGVKKAKEEVKAETKAESSSGEDEPLVALKEESRVKAEKDESDRRREEELKKISCDVSNVGELVQFYNDANRAVAILCNHQRSVPKQHAASMQKMEHQQLMLDEDIRECEEYLEFLKKPPSKRKERFTFVSDVKDFQGNPRKTNVRDGMKEDVCARRLQALLKRRADHLLKIKLKDDNKTVALGTSKINYMDPRITVAFCKKYEVPIEKLFNKSLRLKFPWAMFAKSTFEF; this is encoded by the exons ATGACTCCTGGAAAGCGCCGCGTG CTGCTGAGTGACGAGTCGTCTGAGGAAGACGCACCTCTCACCCAGAAGGCAAAGCGTTCGCGCAGGTCCTCCgaggcttcttcgccttcgccgccgttCGTCGGGGCTGCGACCGCCTCGGGCTCCGCGCAGCCTCCCTCAGGTCTCGCGCTGGCGTCCaccgaggagacggagacgtcttccccgtcttctcctctgaaCCACGGAGCTGCGAAGCCGGCGCCCGCGTCCTGGTCGACTGCGAGCGCAGTTCCTGCggcgtctcccgcgtcttcGGACAGTTCGCCAGCGCTGCTGAACGGGATCGCCGGCGTCGCAGAGGGGCGCGCCGACAggtccctgtctccgcggggCGCCGCCAACCTGCCGCGTgtgaagacggagacacttggGGCTCCAGCTCTGCGCTCGCTCGCGGAGGGCGGCGCGAAGGCGCCCGAGCCAGCAGtgaagagcgacgcagacggcGTCGAGAGGAAAGTGAAACTCGAAGGTCCTGTGTCGCCTAGCCGAGGCGCAGGAGACGCGGCGAGGGCCGCCACAGGGCCTCGAGGAGTTGTGAGCTCCCCGGCGCGACCTGCAGGCCTCTCGAGCCCAGTTCCGAAGAAGCGTGTGAACAAGTACGTcaagacggaggagaactTCGAACCAATAAATCGATGGTGGGAACGAACCGAGGCGGAGATCgagcgagaacaagagaagcag TGGAGCTACCTCGAACATAACGGTCTGATGTTCGCCCCGCCCTACGAACCGCATGGCAAGCAGATCACGTACCACGGCAagccggtgtctctgcctccggaagctgaagaagttGCGAACTACTG GTGTGGAGTTTTGGAGAGCGATTATGCAACGAAGCCTCGTTTCGTCGAAAATTTCTGGAAAGCCTTTTTGAGGAATTTGCCGAAGGATCACCCAATTCTTGTGGAGGAAGGATTCGCAGAGGCGAAACTGGCGACGGAGTACAAGGAGGGGGAGCGCATGGTCGgtttcgctgcatgcgattTTTCCCCCATCAAGGAGTACCTGGACAAGCAGAAGGAGCTCAAGAAGGAGATgtcgaaggaagaaaaagag ATTCTAAAACAACAAAAACTGCAAGAAGGCGCTCCATACGCCTACGCCCTTGTCGACTTCATCCGCGAAAAAGTCGGCAACACTCGCGTGGAACCTCCGGGGCTGTTCAGAGGCCGAGGAGAACATCCCAAGCAAGGCATGCTGAAG AGACGCATCTTCTCGTATGACGTCATTCTCAACCTCGCCGAAGACGCGCCGGTGCCGCGCGTCGCTCTTCCCGGCCATGCCTGGAAAGACGTTTTTCACGACAACTCTGTAACCTGGCTAGCCTTCTATCGCGACTCCATCAACGACCAA GTGAAGTACATGTACCTCGCTGCGCAGTCCAAGTTCAAAGGTCAACAGGATTTCCTCAAATACGAAAAGGCTCGGAAACTCAAA CTGCATGTCGACCGAATTCGCCAGGACTACTTCAAAAAACTGGAAT CGACGAACTCGCTGGACCGGCAGCTGGGCACTGCGACCTACCTCATCGACGTTCTTGCTCTGAGAGTtggtggagaaaaagatACAG acgaagaagccgacaCTGTTGGCTGCTGCTCCCTTCGCGTCGAGCATCTGACATTCGAtacagaaaaacaagaagtGACGTTCGACTTCCTCGGCAAAGACTCGATTCGCTACTTCAATACTGTGAAG gtTCACCCGCAAGTCTTCAAGAACGTCGTTGGGTTCTGCAAAGGCAAGAAACCTGAGGACGACGTTTTCGATAAAATAAAC AGCGCAGCGCTAAACAACCATTTGCGGCAATTCATGCCCGGCCTGTCGGCAAAGGTATTCCGTACCTACAACGCCTCGATTACGTTGCAGAACGAGTTGTTTAAGTTGGATGAGGCGCTCGCTCTTCGAGCTCAAAAGGCAGGGAAAggagtgaagaaggcgaaggaagaagtgaaAGCAGAGACCAAGGCAGAGTCGAGTTCCGGCGAGGACGAGCCTCTTGTGGCGCTGAAGGAGGAGTCTCGCGtcaaggcagagaaggacgagtCCGACCGGCGGCGCGAAGAGGAACTGAAAAAGATCTCCTGCGACGTCAGCAACGTTGGAGAACTGGTGCAATTCTACAACGACGCAAATCg AGCTGTTGCCATTCTGTGCAATCACCAAAGGAGTGTGCCCAAGCAGCATGCAGCGAGCATGCAGAAAATGGAGCATCAGCAGCTGATGCTGGACGAGGATATTCGCGAGTGCGAAGAGTATTTGGAGTTTCTCAAGAAACCGCCatcaaagagaaaagagcgctTCACGTTCGTCTCTGATGTTAAG GACTTCCAAGGGAATccgaggaaaacgaacgtCAGAGACGGCATGAAAGAGGATGTCTGTGCGCGTCGTCTTCAAGCACTCCT GAAACGCCGAGCAGATCACCTCTTGAAAATTAAGCTGAAAGACGACAACAAAACTGTCGCTTTAGGAACTTCCAAGATCAATTACATGGACCCCCGTATCACTGTTGCTTTCTGCAAGAAGTACGAGGTGCCGATCGAGAAATTGTTCAACAAG